In one Umezawaea sp. Da 62-37 genomic region, the following are encoded:
- a CDS encoding ABC transporter permease subunit, which yields MSAAKKDTDPGLDTAVVETGDNSVHTDSAAIDDLADAVAGEVTRVAPDGSTVGYRARKTMPLRVELIRQLRRRRTQLVLAFLVLLPFVLVISFELGESSPNRRSGGFVDLATASGVNFVLLTLFVTSSFLLPMIVALFFGDTIASEASWSSLKYLLAAPIPRHRLMRRKAISSGLLSIFALILLPAVALAVGVVWYGSGELVSPTGEAASFSDGVTALVLAVCYIAVHLFWVAGLALFLSVATDAPLGAVGGAVLASILSQILDQITALGDLRQYLPTHYALSWADLLSTDIDWSDMTKGVFSALAYGGLFTVLAARRFRTKDVTS from the coding sequence GTGAGCGCCGCGAAGAAGGACACCGATCCCGGTCTCGACACCGCCGTCGTCGAGACCGGGGACAACAGCGTCCACACGGACTCGGCCGCCATCGACGACCTCGCGGACGCGGTGGCGGGCGAGGTCACGCGGGTGGCGCCGGACGGGTCGACCGTCGGCTACCGGGCCCGCAAGACCATGCCGCTGCGGGTGGAGCTGATCCGCCAACTGCGGCGGCGGAGGACCCAGCTCGTGCTGGCGTTCCTCGTGCTGCTGCCGTTCGTCCTGGTGATCTCGTTCGAGCTGGGCGAGTCCTCGCCGAACCGGCGGTCGGGCGGCTTCGTCGACCTGGCCACCGCGAGCGGCGTGAACTTCGTGCTGCTCACGCTGTTCGTGACGAGCAGCTTCCTGCTGCCGATGATCGTGGCGCTGTTCTTCGGCGACACGATCGCCAGCGAGGCGTCGTGGTCGAGCCTGAAGTACCTGCTCGCCGCGCCCATCCCCCGGCACCGGCTGATGCGCCGCAAGGCCATCTCCTCGGGGCTGCTGTCGATCTTCGCACTGATCCTGCTGCCCGCGGTGGCGCTGGCCGTCGGCGTGGTCTGGTACGGATCGGGCGAGCTGGTCAGCCCGACGGGTGAGGCGGCGTCGTTCTCCGACGGGGTGACCGCGCTGGTGCTGGCGGTCTGCTACATCGCCGTCCACCTGTTCTGGGTGGCCGGGCTGGCGCTGTTCCTGTCGGTGGCCACCGACGCGCCGCTGGGTGCGGTCGGCGGGGCCGTGCTGGCGTCGATCCTGTCGCAGATCCTGGACCAGATCACCGCGCTGGGGGACCTGAGGCAGTACCTGCCCACGCACTACGCGCTGTCGTGGGCGGATCTGCTGTCGACGGACATCGACTGGTCGGACATGACCAAGGGGGTGTTCTCGGCGCTGGCGTACGGGGGGCTGTTCACGGTGCTGGCGGCTCGGAGGTTCCGGACCAAGGATGTGACCAGCTAG
- a CDS encoding VOC family protein → MPRPVHFEIHASDLARARAFYESTFGWKFQQYGDMPYWSIVTGDEGDGINGGLTQRRGPEPAVDGPINGASMVVAVDDIDAYIGAAERAGGVVALAKDTVPGVGKLAYYKDTEGNVFGMIQPEPRS, encoded by the coding sequence ATGCCTCGTCCAGTGCACTTCGAGATCCACGCCTCGGACCTGGCGCGTGCCAGGGCTTTCTACGAGTCGACGTTCGGGTGGAAGTTCCAGCAGTACGGGGACATGCCGTACTGGTCGATCGTGACCGGTGACGAGGGTGACGGCATCAACGGTGGGCTCACCCAGCGGCGTGGACCGGAGCCCGCTGTTGACGGGCCGATCAACGGGGCGTCGATGGTTGTGGCGGTTGATGACATCGATGCCTACATCGGGGCGGCTGAGCGGGCGGGTGGTGTGGTGGCGTTGGCGAAGGACACCGTGCCGGGTGTGGGGAAGTTGGCGTACTACAAGGACACCGAGGGCAACGTCTTCGGGATGATCCAGCCTGAACCGCGTTCCTGA